The following are encoded in a window of Echeneis naucrates chromosome 19, fEcheNa1.1, whole genome shotgun sequence genomic DNA:
- the fam53b gene encoding protein FAM53B, translated as MCVAMVIIFKKTLDKKSADDVRSKSTDLGTLQAQTMSQGTALFSCGLMETGRWREVGHSCAIKQRPVGTSLESLWDVLPEVHKSSGHWDWDVGSTSSTITSLLQDLSLTEAASSHSTAPPSKRQCRSLSCSDELGGCRSTWRPQGSRVWTAVEKRRCHSGGSVQRSNVGNAQLGFPAMQRSSSFSLPARCNTLELPSFTQRLPYPSAFTGLTPSSSMPLSSEASAQSLYLSHEQICLPEPRGPSPPSSPDSTPELERRGGQGGLSRSRSQPCVLNEKKIGVKRRRPADTHKQRPSLDLAKMTQKLRNFHSLSCPGITGEDGCESSQALHALTSSSQRDSGDSSANEHGSGDAQPQTKEGESSVPSDPTIEEVDWSSTDCGDVTPGTTNWKDSEPLWAGLCSLRKDVYQLGGELDIEQIERN; from the exons ATgtgtgttgccatggtaatcATTTTCAAGAAAACACTGGACAAGAAGAGTGCCGACGATGTAAGATCCAAAAGCACGGATTTAGGAACG CTCCAGGCACAGACCATGAGCCAGGGGACTGCACTTTTCTCTTGTGGACTCATGG AGACAGGTCGGTGGCGTGAGGTTGGTCACAGCTGTGCCATAAAGCAGAGGCCAGTTGGGACAAGCCTGGAGAGCCTGTGGGATGTCCTGCCTGAGGTGCACAAGAGTTCAGGTCACTGGGATTGGGACGTTGGCTCGACCTCAAGCACAATCACCAGCTTGTTGCAGGACCTCAGCCTGACTGAGGCTGCTTCCTCGCACTCAACCGCACCCCCCAGCAAGCGGCAGTGCCGATCTCTGTCTTGCTCAGATGAGCTTGGTGGCTGCCGTTCCACCTGGCGGCCTCAGGGCTCCCGTGTGTGGACAGCGGTGGAGAAGAGGAGGTGCCACAGCGGAGGCAGCGTCCAGCGCAGCAATGTTGGAAATGCACAGCTTGGCTTTCCCGCCATGCAGCGTAGCTCCAGCTTCAGCCTGCCTGCTCGCTGCAACACCCTGGAGCTGCCCAGCTTCACCCAACGTCTCCCCTACCCCTCCGCTTTCACAGGTCTGACACCCTCCTCGTCCATGCCCCTGTCCTCTGAGGCCTCAGCGCAGTCCCTCTACCTCTCTCATGAACAGATCTGCCTCCCTGAGCCCCGCGGTCCCTCTCCACCCAGCTCCCCTGACTCCACTCCGGAGCTGGAGCGTCGTGGTGGACAGGGCGGTCTCTCTCGCAGTCGCTCACAGCCATGCGTCCTCAATGAGAAGAAGATTGGCGTGAAACGCAGGAGACCAGCTGACACGCACAAACAGAGGCCTTCACTTGATCTGGCAAAGATGACGCAG AAACTTAGGAATTTCCACAGCCTCAGTTGCCCTGGAATCACAGGCGAAGACGGCTGCGAGTCCAGCCAGGCCCTCCACGCCCTCACGAGCAGCTCTCAGCGGGACTCTGGCGACTCATCGGCAAATGAACACGGCTCGGGGGACGCCCAGCCTCAGACCAAAGAGGGTGAGAGCAGCGTGCCGTCGGACCCCACGATTGAGGAGGTAGACTGGAGCTCCACAGACTGTGGCGATGTGACACCCGGGACGACAAATTGGAAGGACAGTGAGCCTCTGTGGGCGGGGCTGTGTAGCCTGAGGAAGGACGTGTATCAGCTTGGAGGAGAGCTCGACATTGAGCAAATTGAGAGGAACTGA